In the Shewanella sp. OMA3-2 genome, one interval contains:
- a CDS encoding copper resistance D family protein — MILTVFEISVLISKWVIYLSVAAVIGGTLMQYLIKGQRNLSISVAKYTGLGAVLGLIAVSVNYFAQVGAFAESGLMGIFDAQMHAFLWPTQVGQTVLWRLIGFGLMLVASGLRLHKNRYIKTFSAVLAILSCLLMAVTFTFIGHSTEVGLLAQGLILIHVLIIGSWIGAFYPLWKLCSTDDHSNDNVYDNRVIKNVMDTFGRLGIVIVILVLLSGMGMVWMLFDSPTELLSTNYGIAVTIKLSLVVIILLIAAWHKWVLVPKLTIATTSHAKKALQKSIGLEALVGIFILATTAVLSSVLGPISLG; from the coding sequence ATGATATTAACCGTATTTGAAATATCGGTGTTGATATCTAAATGGGTTATTTATCTGAGTGTTGCCGCCGTTATTGGCGGCACATTGATGCAATATCTCATTAAGGGTCAACGTAATCTCAGCATTAGCGTTGCAAAATATACCGGCCTAGGTGCCGTTTTGGGCTTGATTGCCGTGAGTGTCAATTATTTTGCTCAAGTAGGCGCTTTTGCTGAAAGCGGCTTGATGGGAATATTTGATGCGCAGATGCATGCGTTTCTTTGGCCAACCCAGGTAGGGCAAACGGTACTTTGGCGCTTAATCGGTTTTGGTTTAATGCTAGTGGCCAGTGGTTTACGGTTACATAAGAACCGCTATATCAAAACGTTTTCTGCGGTATTAGCGATTCTCAGCTGTCTGTTAATGGCTGTCACGTTTACTTTTATTGGCCACAGCACTGAAGTTGGATTACTTGCTCAAGGCTTAATACTGATACACGTGTTGATCATTGGTAGTTGGATAGGCGCTTTTTATCCATTATGGAAATTATGCAGCACCGATGACCACAGTAATGACAACGTCTATGATAACCGCGTCATAAAAAATGTCATGGATACATTTGGTCGTTTAGGCATAGTGATTGTCATTCTAGTGTTGCTTTCAGGCATGGGAATGGTGTGGATGTTGTTTGATAGTCCCACTGAATTACTCAGTACCAATTATGGTATAGCGGTCACCATCAAGCTAAGTTTGGTGGTTATCATTTTGCTTATAGCGGCATGGCATAAATGGGTTTTAGTGCCTAAGTTAACGATTGCGACCACATCGCACGCTAAAAAAGCATTACAAAAATCGATAGGGTTAGAGGCGCTAGTTGGCATATTTATATTAGCGACAACTGCAGTACTCTCTAGTGTGTTAGGCCCTATTAGTCTCGGGTAA
- a CDS encoding copper resistance protein B, producing the protein MNKTNLMALGLLSLGATLTSSAVFAGGNDDPLLTKVMLDQFEKGVESHDPTQFSAQAWLGYDLHKLWLKTEGEYANSDKQDLEIQTLYSKPIAPYWDVQFGIKTDIKPTPTRNWAVIGVQGLAPYFFDIDAALFIGEQGRTAMRLSAEYELLITQKWILTPEVEVNLFGKDDAELGIGSGISDVSAGLRLRYEIVREFAPYIGVDWRQKLGNTADYARSEGEETQETQFVIGFSAWF; encoded by the coding sequence ATGAATAAAACGAATTTAATGGCCTTGGGGCTGTTGAGCCTAGGCGCCACATTGACCAGCTCAGCGGTGTTTGCCGGCGGTAATGATGACCCTCTATTAACAAAAGTCATGCTGGATCAATTTGAAAAAGGCGTGGAATCGCACGATCCCACCCAATTTAGTGCACAAGCCTGGCTCGGTTACGATTTGCACAAGTTGTGGCTTAAAACCGAAGGTGAATATGCAAATAGTGATAAGCAAGACCTTGAAATACAGACTCTTTACAGTAAGCCCATCGCACCATACTGGGATGTACAATTCGGTATTAAAACCGATATCAAACCGACGCCGACCCGTAATTGGGCTGTTATTGGGGTTCAAGGGTTAGCGCCATATTTCTTTGATATTGACGCGGCCTTATTCATAGGTGAACAAGGCCGTACGGCCATGCGTTTAAGTGCGGAATATGAACTGTTAATCACTCAAAAGTGGATATTAACACCTGAAGTAGAAGTTAATTTATTTGGTAAGGACGATGCAGAACTTGGAATTGGCTCTGGCATATCAGACGTCAGTGCAGGGCTGAGATTGAGATACGAGATTGTTCGAGAGTTCGCGCCCTATATCGGTGTCGATTGGCGTCAGAAACTGGGTAATACCGCCGATTATGCCCGAAGTGAAGGGGAAGAAACACAAGAAACCCAGTTTGTCATTGGTTTTAGCGCGTGGTTCTAA
- a CDS encoding copper resistance CopC family protein, whose translation MKLFNNVLVVASLLLSASAFAHVGLGSSMPANGAMLSQAPTTLELTFTAPVRLVKLTMQDDKQQSVPLTLPASTSSQAAFSFALPSLSAANYTVNWMIMGDDGHKMKGNFSFMLHDSGMNSRSAPPMKMEHEISEHTAHQ comes from the coding sequence ATGAAATTATTTAACAACGTTTTAGTCGTAGCAAGTCTATTGCTGAGTGCTTCAGCATTTGCTCATGTCGGACTGGGCAGTTCAATGCCCGCTAACGGCGCTATGCTAAGTCAAGCCCCAACAACACTTGAACTGACCTTTACGGCTCCGGTGCGTTTGGTCAAATTAACAATGCAAGATGACAAGCAGCAAAGCGTACCGCTAACATTACCGGCAAGCACGAGCAGCCAAGCAGCATTTTCATTCGCCCTACCATCATTAAGCGCAGCTAATTACACGGTTAACTGGATGATCATGGGTGACGACGGTCATAAGATGAAAGGCAACTTTAGCTTTATGCTTCACGACTCTGGCATGAACTCTCGCAGTGCACCGCCTATGAAAATGGAGCATGAGATTAGCGAGCACACTGCACACCAATAA